Proteins encoded by one window of Bactrocera oleae isolate idBacOlea1 chromosome 4, idBacOlea1, whole genome shotgun sequence:
- the Tsp42Eh gene encoding tetraspanin-9, whose protein sequence is MIRCTRKRLKVTLFVFNAICAIMGVTLMWFGAWLHSNIGEIDVDNSETLVAIVIVLLGAVLLVMAVFGCAATYMESKSMLISYAVILVILLVIQIFLVSISYTATSGSLSSGLQRGFDELWDKRNTNKNTTLSFYEEWLQCCGKSSANDYFLMDKVPPPSCCRYQDCTNVLNLYVDGCEKKFGEYLTEKTSSFNTISWCLIITELIGSVFACILLDSIRNYRDRIRFYN, encoded by the exons aTCATGGGTGTAACTCTAATGTGGTTTGGAGCTTGGCTACATAGTAATATTGGAGAAATTGATGTGGATAATAGTGAAACCCTTGTTGCCATAGTAATTGTACTACTGGGAGCAGTGTTACTGGTGATGGCGGTCTTTGGCTGTGCTGCAACTTATATGGAGTCTAAAAGCATGTTGATAAGT TATGCTGTTATTTTAGTCATTTTGCtggttatacaaatatttctcgTGAGCATCAGCTACACGGCAACTAGTGGCAGCCTTTCAAGTGGTTTACAGCGCGGTTTCGATGAACTCTGGGATAAGCGAAATacgaataaaaatacaacattgTCTTTTTATGAAGAGTGG CTCCAGTGCTGCGGCAAGAGCAGCGCCAATGACTATTTTCTCATGGACAAAGTTCCGCCGCCCAGCTGTTGTCGCTACCAGGACTGTACGAACGTTCTAAATCTCTATGTGGATGGTTGTGAGAAGAAATTCGGCGAATATTTGACTGAGAAGACGAGCAGCTTTAACACTATTAGCTGGTGTTTGATTATCACGGAG TTAATTGGCTCCGTCTTTGCTTGCATTTTGCTTGATAGCATCCGAAATTATCGCGATCGCATTCGTTTCTACAACTGA